A region of Planococcus sp. MSAK28401 DNA encodes the following proteins:
- the ilvA gene encoding threonine ammonia-lyase IlvA translates to MAKNITELEREAVAKEVTVADIMVANQALKDVIIRTPLQRNEILSARYGCNVFLKREDQQVVRSFKLRGAYNFIRSMTESERSKGVVCASAGNHAQGVAYSCKALGIEGKIFMPLTTPSQKVSQVKRFGGEYVEVVLIGDSFDDAFAAAMEVCSEEGKTFVHPFNTEAVIAGQGTVAVEVLNDMQEPVDYMFCAIGGGGLASGVGTYLKGVSPATKLIGVEPEGAASMKASLKEGQVTRLDTIDTFVDGAAVKQVGDLSMAICQKVLDDIVPVPEGKVCTTILELYNENAIVAEPAGALSVAALDFYREEIRGKNVVCVVSGGNNDIERMQEIKEKSLIYEGLKHYFIVTFPQRAGALRKFMGDVLGEQDDITHFEYTKRNNREHGPVLVGIELKDPADYGPLVERMEQNGFPYKDINNDSLLFNLLI, encoded by the coding sequence ATGGCAAAAAACATCACAGAGCTGGAAAGGGAAGCTGTTGCTAAAGAGGTGACCGTGGCCGATATTATGGTCGCCAATCAGGCGCTGAAGGATGTTATCATCCGGACGCCCTTGCAGCGCAACGAGATTCTTTCGGCACGCTATGGCTGCAATGTCTTTTTGAAGCGCGAAGACCAGCAGGTGGTCCGATCGTTCAAATTGCGCGGCGCCTATAATTTCATTCGCAGCATGACCGAATCTGAACGCTCCAAAGGCGTCGTCTGTGCGAGCGCCGGCAACCATGCGCAAGGTGTCGCTTATTCCTGCAAGGCGCTTGGCATCGAAGGAAAGATCTTCATGCCGCTTACGACACCGAGCCAAAAAGTCTCACAAGTGAAACGCTTCGGAGGCGAGTATGTAGAAGTCGTCTTGATCGGCGACAGCTTCGATGATGCCTTTGCGGCAGCGATGGAAGTCTGTTCGGAAGAAGGCAAGACCTTCGTCCATCCATTCAATACAGAAGCTGTGATTGCAGGGCAAGGGACAGTCGCAGTCGAAGTGCTCAATGACATGCAGGAACCGGTCGATTACATGTTTTGCGCAATTGGCGGCGGGGGACTGGCGTCTGGCGTCGGGACGTATTTAAAAGGCGTTTCTCCTGCAACAAAATTGATCGGCGTCGAACCGGAAGGCGCGGCGAGCATGAAAGCTTCTCTCAAGGAAGGCCAAGTGACGCGGCTTGATACAATCGATACGTTTGTCGACGGGGCAGCAGTCAAGCAAGTCGGGGATTTATCGATGGCGATCTGCCAAAAAGTGCTGGATGACATCGTTCCGGTTCCAGAAGGCAAAGTGTGTACGACAATCCTTGAACTGTATAACGAAAATGCCATTGTCGCAGAACCGGCCGGCGCCTTATCGGTAGCGGCACTCGATTTCTACCGGGAGGAAATCCGCGGAAAAAATGTCGTCTGCGTTGTCAGCGGCGGCAATAATGATATCGAACGCATGCAGGAAATCAAAGAAAAATCCTTGATCTATGAAGGCTTAAAGCATTATTTCATCGTGACTTTCCCGCAACGTGCGGGAGCGCTCCGGAAGTTTATGGGGGATGTGCTTGGTGAACAAGATGATATCACTCATTTCGAATACACAAAGCGAAATAACCGGGAACACGGACCCGTCTTGGTGGGGATCGAATTGAAAGACCCGGCAGATTACGGGCCACTCGTTGAGCGCATGGAACAAAATGGTTTCCCGTATAAAGACATCAATAACGATTCATTGCTTTTCAATTTGCTGATCTAA